One part of the Malus sylvestris chromosome 2, drMalSylv7.2, whole genome shotgun sequence genome encodes these proteins:
- the LOC126606809 gene encoding uncharacterized protein LOC126606809 isoform X1, with protein MDLLDLENPKDYDNGKILEDNTEETTNGVSLSSRTEEHVRNGTAEFSQSGRFTPIDNQVLDGDINLTTRRVSGYVVVPVDPETKMVSFKRQPGGANAEVCEAYVDDFVTNKQTVERQLPNLALPLLHFYQYESSDSSSSLQGSPSENINFRSDVDFTETEEASFSSQGANNHGSLQIISE; from the exons ATGGATCTTTTAGATTTAGAAAACCCAAAGGATTATGACAATGgtaaaattttggaagataatACAGAAGAAACTACAAATGGTGTATCACTAAGTAGTAGAACTGAGGAGCATGTGCGGAATGGAACAGCGGAGTTTTCTCAATCAGGGAGATTTACACCTATAGATAATCAAGTGCTTGATGGGGATATTAACTTGACGACGAGAAGGGTTAGTGGATATGTTGTTGTTCCAGTTGATCCTGAAACCAAGATGGTTAGTTTCAAAAGACAACCTGGTGGTGCAAATGCTGAAGTGTGTGAGGCCTACGTTGACGATTTCGTTACAAACAAGCAAACTGTAGAAAGGCAATTACCAAATCTTGCCCTACCTCTCCTCCATTTCTATCAATACGAAAGCTCCGATTCTTCGTCCAG CTTACAGGGCTCTCCTAGTGAGAACATAAATTTTAGGAGTGATGTTGATTTTACAGAAACGGAAGAGGCATCTTTCTCTAGCCAAGGTGCAAACAATCATGGATCATTGCAGATAATAAGTGAGTAG
- the LOC126606809 gene encoding uncharacterized protein LOC126606809 isoform X2 translates to MDLLDLENPKDYDNGKILEDNTEETTNGVSLSSRTEEHVRNGTAEFSQSGRFTPIDNQVLDGDINLTTRRVSGYVVVPVDPETKMVSFKRQPGGANAEVCEAYVDDFVTNKQTVERQLPNLALPLLHFYQYESSDSSSRNGRGIFL, encoded by the exons ATGGATCTTTTAGATTTAGAAAACCCAAAGGATTATGACAATGgtaaaattttggaagataatACAGAAGAAACTACAAATGGTGTATCACTAAGTAGTAGAACTGAGGAGCATGTGCGGAATGGAACAGCGGAGTTTTCTCAATCAGGGAGATTTACACCTATAGATAATCAAGTGCTTGATGGGGATATTAACTTGACGACGAGAAGGGTTAGTGGATATGTTGTTGTTCCAGTTGATCCTGAAACCAAGATGGTTAGTTTCAAAAGACAACCTGGTGGTGCAAATGCTGAAGTGTGTGAGGCCTACGTTGACGATTTCGTTACAAACAAGCAAACTGTAGAAAGGCAATTACCAAATCTTGCCCTACCTCTCCTCCATTTCTATCAATACGAAAGCTCCGATTCTTCGTCCAG AAACGGAAGAGGCATCTTTCTCTAG
- the LOC126606833 gene encoding E3 ubiquitin-protein ligase SPL2-like, translating to MPSPGQILNSLVSGLALSFKSHLVGFALAYASVLTLHKFRSYSSALRKIRKAPSVKVSGLRSNPALDQSNQSDAKLVVVRGIVEAKSTFDRKWNSFKSGVLVQNTLLFQRTQYCVLNDWMALFGWRSDDSIILVDRGFGLKSILDFVYRSNHHVDASLYSAVKTLIGNKYPVGVLDDVKILPLGKEISAVGLYSFKNGVPVVRPCKDLPYFLSEMSKDQMVVDLILRTKILFWSGIVLGSISIGVLGHSVARNWNRWRVLVYEYLFQQQRQRQQSIPANESNVETQAEVGVDAADDVPLQQLCVVCYTLRRQYAFIPCGHLIPITTLICCELCSVNVRNLVTPKCPLCREEFFLSVRIYDP from the exons ATGCCGTCGCCCGGTCAAATTTTAAACTCCCTAGTCTCCGGACTCGCCCTCTCCTTCAAAAGCCACCTTGTGGGCTTCGCCCTAGCCTACGCCTCTGTGCTCACCCTCCACAAATTCCGCTCCTACTCTTCAGCCCTACGCAAGATCCGCAAAGCTCCCTCCGTCAAAGTCTCCGGGCTCCGTTCAAACCCAGCGCTCGATCAATCCAATCAGTCCGACGCAAAGCTCGTTGTCGTACGAGGCATCGTCGAAGCCAAGTCTACCTTCGACCGCAAATGGAATAGTTTCAAGTCCGGCGTACTTGTTCAGAATACTCTACTTTTTCAGAGAACCCAATAT TGTGTATTGAACGATTGGATGGCCCTTTTCGGATGGCGGTCTGATGATAGTATTATTCTTGTTGATCGTGGTTTCGGCCTGAAGTCAATTCTTGATTTTGTTTATCGAAGTAACCATCATGTTGACGCTTCCCTCTATTCAGCCGTGAAGACACTTATCGGCAACAAGTACCCT GTTGGTGTGCTGGATGACGTGAAGATTCTTCCTTTGGGAAAGGAAATTAGTGCTGTTGGTCTCTACAGTTTCAAAAATGGAGTGCCGGTAGTCAGGCCCTGCAAGGATCTTCCCTATTTTCT CTCTGAAATGTCTAAGGATCAGATGGTTGTAGATCTTATACTACGCACAAAAATACTCTTCTGGAGTGGGATCGTTCTTGGATCAATATCAATCGGAGTCCTTGGCCATTCTGTTGCCAG GAATTGGAATAGATGGAGAGTGTTGGTTTACGAATATTTGTTTCAGCAACAAAGGCAGCGGCAACAATCAATCCCTGCTAATGAGAGCAACGTTGAAACTCAAGCTGAAGTAGGAGTGGATGCAGCAGATGATGTTCCACTGCAGCAGTTGTGTGTCGTATGTTATACGCTTAGAAGGCAATACGCATTCATTCCTTGTGGGCATCTGATT ccaatcacaacactgATTTGTTGCGAACTCTGTAGTGTAAATGTGAGAAATCTAGTTACACCAAAGTGCCCTCTTTGTCGGGAAGAATTCTTCCTTTCGGTGCGAATCTATGACCCTTAG
- the LOC126606791 gene encoding uncharacterized protein LOC126606791: MSGPSDRRFDLNLVEEAAPPSPDNIWRPSFVSPTGPLTVGDSVMKNDMTAAVVARNLLTPKDNRLLSKRSDELAVKDSLALSVQCAGSVSNMAQRLFARTRQVESLAAEVMSLKQEIRGLKHENKQLHRLAHDYATNMKRKLDQMKETDGQVLLDHQRFVGLFQRHLLPSSSGAVPRNGAPNDQPLMPPPSRVLSSTEAPNDPPPVPSLSGALPTAETSPKQPL; the protein is encoded by the coding sequence atgtctggcccctccgaccgtcgttttgacttgaaccttgttgaagaggcagccccgccttctccagacaacatatggcgcccatccttcgtctcccctactggtcctcttaccgttggggattccgtgatgaagaatgatatgaccgctgcggtggtggccaggaaccttctcactcccaaagataacagactactttccaaacggtctgatgagttagctgttaaggattcgctggctctcagtgttcagtgtgcaggttctgtgtctaatatggcccaacgcctatttgctcgaacccgccaagttgaatcattggcggctgaagtgatgagtctcaaacaggagattagagggctcaagcatgagaataaacagttgcaccggctcgcacatgactatgctacaaacatgaagaggaagcttgaccagatgaaggaaactgatggtcaggttttacttgatcatcagagatttgtgggtttgttccaaaggcatttattgccttcgtcttctggggctgtaccgcgtaatggagctccaaatgatcaacctctgatgcctcctccttctagggttctgtccagtactgaggctccaaatgatccccctccggtgccttctctttcaggggctctaccgactgctgagacttctcctaagcaacctttgtga
- the LOC126606742 gene encoding E3 ubiquitin-protein ligase SPL2-like, producing the protein MPSPQQVLIFLVSKLTLSFDSPILGVALGYAAVRTLLKLSSYSSVLPKVRIAPSVKISDLRSSLAFDQSDQSTAKLAVFRGTVEAKSALDDSKWNIFKKSDVLVSRGTIDRAVIVWRTQTCVFNEWMGLFGWWDFRAYWRALWRALTDPGSSSLQMVPFILVEGGGRGKKPISDFVVVNVHRSRQLLPLTTVYQRLHPVIAPPSPISFFEALYGRDECQGGVLEEEEILRLGKEISAIGLYSFKNGVLEVKSCNDLPYFLSGMSKEQMVVDLALRTKKLFRSGIVLGSMSIGLLGYSAVRIWNRWKAWKQQRQLQQSIRASENKAETQVQEVDAEDDVPRHQLCAVCLTSRRQNAFLPCGHLLCCQPCSVLMKNHVSPKCPLCRKEILVLVRIYES; encoded by the exons ATGCCATCGCCGCAGCAAGTTTTAATCTTCCTAGTCTCCAAACTCACCCTCTCCTTCGACAGCCCCATTTTGGGCGTTGCCCTAGGGTATGCCGCCGTGCGCACCTTGCTCAAATTGAGCTCCTACTCCTCGGTCCTACCCAAGGTCCGTATCGCTCCCTCCGTAAAAATTTCTGATCTCCGGTCAAGCCTCGCGTTTGATCAATCCGACCAGTCCACTGCAAAGCTCGCTGTCTTCCGTGGCACCGTTGAAGCCAAGTCTGCCTTGGACGACAGCAAATGGAATATCTTTAAAAAGTCTGATGTACTCGTCTCTCGAGGAACAATAGATAGAGCCGTCATTGTTTGGAGAACTCAAACG TGTGTATTTAACGAATGGATGGGCCTTTTCGGATGGTGGGATTTTCGAGCGTATTGGAGAGCACTTTGGAGAGCTTTGACAGATCCAGGATCAAGCTCCTTACAAATG GTTCCTTTCATTCTTGTTGAAGGCGGTGGTCGCGGAAAAAAACCGATTTCCGATTTTGTTGTTGTAAATGTGCATAGATCAAGGCAGCTGTTACCTCTCACTACAGTTTATCAACGCTTGCACCCTGTTATCGCTCCTCCTTCTCCCATTTCATTCTTCGAGGCACTTTATGGCCGTGACGAGTGCCAA GGTGGAGTGCTCGAGGAAGAGGAGATTCTTCGTTTGGGAAAGGAAATTAGTGCTATTGGTCTCTACAGTTTCAAAAACGGAGTGCTGGAAGTCAAGTCCTGCAATGATCTTCCCTATTTTCT CTCTGGGATGTCTAAGGAACAGATGGTTGTAGATCTTGCATTACGTACAAAAAAATTGTTCCGGAGTGGTATTGTTCTTGGTTCAATGTCAATTGGCCTCCTTGGCTATTCTGCTGTCAG GATTTGGAATAGATGGAAAGCGTGGAAGCAACAAAGGCAGCTACAGCAATCAATCCGTGCTTCTGAGAACAAAGCTGAAACTCAAGTTCAAGAAGTGGATGCAGAGGATGATGTTCCAAGGCATCAGCTGTGTGCCGTCTGTCTTACGAGTAGAAGGCAGAACGCATTCCTTCCTTGTGGGCATCTGCTTTGTTGCCAACCATGTAGTGTACTGATGAAAAATCACGTTTCACCGAAGTGCCCTCTTTGTCGGAAGGAAATTCTAGTTTTGGTACGAATATATGAATCTTAG
- the LOC126606867 gene encoding auxin-binding protein ABP19a-like: MIFPIFFTFSLLLSSSLASVKDFCIANYKAREGPAGYSCKKPAKVTVDDFVYSGLGIPGNTTNIFKSAVTPAFAAQFPGVNGLGISFARLDLAVGGVMPLHTHPRGSEILLVAQGTIIAGFVSSANNTVYRKTLKKGDIMAIPQGLLHFQVNGDKTPALAFVSFSSPSPGLQILDYALFQNDLPTELIAQTTVLDAAQIKKLKGVLGGTN, from the coding sequence ATGATTTTCCCTATCTTCTTCacattctctctcctcctctcctcCTCCCTTGCTTCTGTGAAAGACTTCTGCATCGCAAACTACAAAGCCCGGGAGGGCCCTGCAGGCTACTCTTGCAAAAAGCCTGCTAAAGTTACGGTAGATGATTTCGTGTACTCTGGCCTAGGCATTCCCGGCAACACCACGAATATCTTCAAATCCGCAGTCACCCCTGCTTTTGCTGCTCAATTTCCTGGTGTGAATGGCCTCGGCATTTCATTCGCGCGCCTAGACCTAGCTGTGGGTGGAGTCATGCCACTTCACACGCACCCCAGGGGTTCGGAAATCCTACTTGTTGCTCAAGGAACAATAATTGCCGGGTTTGTTTCCTCAGCTAATAACACGGTTTATAGGAAAACTCTTAAAAAGGGTGACATTATGGCGATCCCTCAAGGTCTACTGCACTTCCAAGTGAATGGAGATAAAACTCCAGCCCTTGCATTTGTTAGCTTCAGTAGTCCAAGCCCTGGTCTGCAGATTCTGGACTATGCGCTGTTCCAAAACGACTTACCTACTGAATTGATAGCGCAGACTACTGTCCTCGACGCTGCGCAGATAAAGAAGCTTAAGGGTGTTCTCGGTGGTACCAATTAG